A section of the Thermoanaerobaculia bacterium genome encodes:
- the priA gene encoding primosomal protein N': MPDRVSVAFPLPMRRTFTYGVPASHRERRLIGCRVTAPLGGRTLSGVVVEEDPEEAEERALRALTAVLDEEPAVEGELLETTRALADRFFCSWGELLRAALPAGLPRGEATRYEATPAGAAAASSADPANRRVIEELLLRGRAAGAELAAAMEGGRERLRALELRGWIRPVAAAPRKSRRQPVYSLLGAAADRETAAGRSARAREALRFLESLGRPALGEELRAAGFSPVVMRRLAVRGAVSAAEQERPPEDETPRPGPAPERPIDLSPDQRRALAAIEGALGKRTFAPILLFGVTGSGKTEVYLRAIAQALAAGRGALWLVPEIALTPVFARRLKANFGDEAVVLHSAIGESRRARAWQEMRSGRARVVIGPRSAVFAPIADIGVIVVDEEHDGSYKQDESPRYDARDAAALRAQAHGAVLLLGSATPALETWHASEEGRIRRLEMPERVERRPLPEVRIVDLRKEPALPEEKGVPLFSRPLVGLLEEVFGRGEQAIVLAPRRGYAPFLLCRACGNAFPCPNCSVSSVVHRREAALRCHYCGSRRPIPVRCDVCGGTHLEAIGAGTERAAERFASLFPRVRFAVLDSDTARRRGGPAAVVASMESGDAQALIGTQMVAKGHHFPNVTAIGVLSADTILNFPDFRAAEKTFQLIAQVAGRSGRGARPGIVLVQTFHPENGAIRAALAHDAAAFAREELGFRRTFFYPPFCEMAEVLVSAGERDRAAAVAGEIAARLAGEESVRVTPAAAAPVERIAGKWRYQVLVRSRSRRSVLAALARAVPESPPAGAAVAVDIDPRNLM, translated from the coding sequence ATGCCCGATCGCGTCTCCGTCGCGTTTCCGCTGCCGATGCGCCGCACGTTCACGTACGGCGTGCCGGCATCGCACCGGGAGCGCCGTCTCATCGGATGCCGGGTCACGGCACCGCTGGGCGGACGAACGTTGTCCGGCGTGGTCGTGGAGGAGGACCCCGAAGAGGCGGAAGAACGCGCGCTCCGTGCGCTGACCGCCGTACTCGACGAGGAACCCGCGGTCGAGGGGGAGCTGCTCGAGACGACGCGGGCGCTCGCGGACCGGTTCTTCTGCTCGTGGGGAGAGCTCCTCCGGGCGGCGCTCCCCGCCGGCCTCCCGCGCGGAGAAGCGACGCGTTACGAAGCGACCCCGGCGGGGGCGGCGGCGGCTTCGAGCGCCGACCCGGCGAACCGGCGGGTGATCGAAGAGCTCCTCCTCCGCGGGAGGGCGGCCGGCGCCGAGCTCGCGGCTGCCATGGAGGGTGGAAGAGAGCGTCTGCGGGCTCTCGAGCTCCGGGGCTGGATCCGCCCCGTCGCGGCCGCGCCGAGGAAATCGCGGAGGCAGCCCGTGTATTCGCTGCTCGGCGCGGCCGCCGACCGGGAGACAGCCGCCGGGCGCTCCGCAAGGGCGAGGGAGGCGCTCCGTTTCCTCGAGAGCCTCGGACGGCCGGCCCTCGGGGAGGAGCTGCGCGCGGCCGGATTCTCTCCCGTCGTGATGCGGCGGCTGGCCGTCAGGGGCGCGGTTTCGGCCGCCGAGCAGGAGCGTCCGCCCGAGGACGAGACTCCGCGGCCCGGGCCGGCGCCGGAGCGTCCAATCGACCTCTCGCCGGACCAGCGGCGGGCGCTCGCGGCGATCGAGGGGGCGCTCGGGAAGAGGACGTTCGCGCCGATCCTCCTCTTCGGCGTGACGGGAAGCGGCAAGACGGAGGTGTACCTCCGCGCGATCGCGCAAGCGCTCGCCGCGGGACGCGGGGCGCTGTGGCTCGTTCCCGAGATCGCGCTCACCCCGGTCTTCGCCCGCCGGCTCAAAGCGAACTTCGGCGACGAGGCCGTCGTGCTGCACTCGGCCATCGGAGAGTCGCGCCGCGCCCGCGCCTGGCAGGAGATGCGGAGCGGCCGCGCGCGGGTCGTCATCGGTCCGCGGTCGGCCGTGTTCGCGCCGATCGCCGACATCGGCGTGATCGTCGTCGACGAGGAGCACGACGGCTCCTACAAGCAGGACGAGTCGCCCCGATACGACGCCCGCGACGCCGCGGCGCTCCGCGCCCAGGCGCACGGCGCGGTGCTGCTCCTCGGTTCGGCGACTCCCGCGCTGGAGACCTGGCACGCGAGCGAAGAGGGGAGAATCCGGCGCCTGGAGATGCCGGAACGGGTCGAACGCCGCCCGCTCCCCGAGGTCCGGATCGTCGACCTGAGAAAGGAACCGGCGCTGCCGGAGGAGAAGGGCGTGCCCCTTTTCTCTCGTCCGCTCGTCGGGCTCCTCGAGGAGGTCTTCGGGCGCGGCGAACAGGCGATCGTGCTCGCGCCGAGGCGCGGATACGCGCCGTTTCTCCTCTGCCGCGCGTGCGGGAACGCGTTCCCCTGTCCGAACTGCAGCGTCTCGTCGGTGGTCCATCGGCGGGAAGCGGCGCTGCGCTGCCACTATTGCGGTTCGCGCCGCCCGATCCCCGTCCGCTGCGACGTCTGCGGCGGGACGCACCTCGAGGCGATCGGCGCGGGAACCGAGCGCGCCGCGGAGCGCTTCGCCTCGCTCTTTCCCCGGGTGCGGTTCGCCGTGCTCGACTCCGACACGGCGCGGCGCCGCGGCGGCCCCGCGGCCGTCGTCGCTTCGATGGAGAGCGGGGATGCTCAGGCGCTGATCGGCACCCAGATGGTCGCGAAGGGGCACCATTTTCCGAACGTCACGGCCATCGGCGTGCTCTCCGCGGATACGATCCTCAACTTTCCCGACTTCCGCGCCGCCGAAAAGACGTTTCAGCTGATCGCGCAGGTCGCGGGCCGGTCCGGGCGCGGGGCGCGGCCCGGCATCGTGCTCGTCCAGACGTTCCACCCGGAGAACGGCGCGATCCGCGCGGCGCTCGCCCACGACGCGGCGGCGTTCGCGCGGGAGGAGCTCGGGTTCCGGCGGACGTTCTTCTACCCGCCGTTCTGCGAGATGGCGGAGGTGCTCGTCTCCGCCGGAGAGCGGGACCGGGCGGCCGCGGTCGCCGGAGAGATCGCCGCCCGCCTCGCGGGCGAGGAGTCGGTCCGGGTGACGCCGGCCGCGGCAGCGCCGGTCGAGCGGATCGCCGGAAAGTGGCGGTACCAGGTGCTCGTGCGCAGCCGCAGCCGCCGCTCGGTGCTGGCCGCTCTCGCGCGCGCCGTTCCGGAATCGCCCCCGGCGGGTGCGGCCGTCGCGGTCGACATCGACCCGCGAAACCTGATGTGA